The proteins below are encoded in one region of Streptomyces ficellus:
- a CDS encoding 5-(carboxyamino)imidazole ribonucleotide synthase → MVGGGQLARMTHEAGIPLGIKFKLLSDSPQDSAAQVVSDVVIGDYRDLDTLREFARGCDVITFDHEHVPTEHLRALEADGIPVRPGPDALVHAQDKGVMRAKLDEIGAPSPRHRIVADPADAAAFAAETGGFPIILKTVRGGYDGKGVWFVRSEDEARDPFLAGVPVLAEEKVDFVRELAANIVRSPHGQAVAYPVVESRQVDGVCDTVIAPAPDLSPDLAGQAQELALRIAKELGVVGHLAVELFETRDGRILVNELAMRPHNSGHWTQDGAVTSQFANHVRAVLDLPLGDPRPRVRWTVMSNVLGGDYPDMYRAYLHCMARDPQLKIHMYGKDVKPGRKVGHVNTYGDDLDDVLDRARHAADYLRGTITE, encoded by the coding sequence ATGGTGGGCGGCGGTCAGCTCGCCCGAATGACCCACGAGGCGGGTATCCCCCTCGGCATCAAGTTCAAGCTCCTCAGCGACTCCCCACAGGACTCCGCGGCCCAGGTGGTGAGCGACGTCGTCATCGGCGACTATCGCGACCTGGACACGCTGCGTGAGTTCGCACGCGGCTGCGACGTGATCACGTTCGATCACGAGCACGTGCCGACCGAGCACCTGAGGGCCCTGGAGGCGGACGGCATCCCCGTCCGGCCGGGGCCCGACGCGTTGGTGCACGCCCAGGACAAGGGGGTGATGCGCGCCAAGCTCGACGAGATCGGCGCACCCTCCCCCCGCCACCGCATCGTGGCCGACCCCGCCGACGCGGCGGCCTTCGCCGCGGAGACCGGCGGCTTCCCGATCATCCTGAAGACGGTGCGCGGCGGGTACGACGGCAAGGGCGTCTGGTTCGTCCGCTCCGAGGACGAGGCCCGCGACCCGTTCCTGGCGGGCGTGCCGGTCCTCGCGGAGGAGAAGGTCGACTTCGTCCGCGAGCTGGCGGCGAACATCGTCCGCTCGCCCCACGGCCAGGCCGTGGCGTACCCCGTCGTCGAGTCCCGCCAGGTCGACGGCGTCTGCGACACGGTCATCGCCCCGGCGCCCGACCTGTCGCCGGACCTGGCCGGCCAGGCCCAGGAGCTGGCGCTCCGCATCGCCAAGGAACTGGGCGTCGTCGGCCACCTCGCCGTCGAACTGTTCGAGACCCGCGACGGCCGCATCCTCGTCAACGAGCTCGCGATGCGCCCCCACAACTCGGGCCACTGGACCCAGGACGGCGCGGTCACCTCGCAGTTCGCCAACCATGTGCGGGCCGTGCTCGACCTGCCCCTCGGCGACCCCCGGCCGCGCGTCAGGTGGACCGTCATGAGCAACGTGCTGGGCGGTGACTACCCCGACATGTACCGGGCCTACCTGCACTGCATGGCCCGCGACCCCCAGCTCAAGATCCACATGTACGGCAAGGACGTGAAGCCCGGCCGCAAGGTGGGACACGTCAACACCTACGGCGACGACCTCGACGACGTGCTGGACCGCGCCCGTCACGCCGCCGACTACCTGCGAGGAACGATCACCGAATGA
- the purE gene encoding 5-(carboxyamino)imidazole ribonucleotide mutase — protein sequence MSSPLIGIVMGSDSDWPVMEAAAGALDEFEIPYEVDVVSAHRMPHEMIAYGENAAGRGLKAIIAGAGGAAHLPGMLASVTPLPVIGVPVPLKYLDGMDSLLSIVQMPAGVPVATVSVGGARNAGLLAARILASADPDLLARMADFQKELNDQATEKGKRLRAKVEGSASFGFAR from the coding sequence ATGAGCAGCCCCCTCATTGGCATCGTCATGGGCTCCGACTCCGACTGGCCGGTCATGGAGGCCGCGGCCGGCGCACTCGACGAGTTCGAGATCCCCTACGAGGTCGACGTCGTCTCCGCGCACCGGATGCCGCACGAGATGATCGCCTACGGGGAGAACGCCGCGGGCCGGGGCCTCAAGGCGATCATCGCGGGCGCCGGCGGCGCCGCGCACCTGCCCGGCATGCTCGCCTCCGTCACGCCCCTGCCCGTCATCGGCGTGCCCGTCCCGCTGAAGTACCTGGACGGCATGGACTCCCTCCTGTCCATCGTCCAGATGCCCGCCGGCGTCCCGGTCGCGACCGTCTCGGTCGGCGGCGCGCGCAACGCGGGCCTCCTCGCGGCGCGCATCCTCGCGAGCGCCGACCCCGACCTGCTCGCCCGCATGGCCGACTTCCAGAAGGAGCTGAACGACCAGGCCACCGAGAAGGGCAAGCGGCTGCGGGCGAAGGTCGAGGGCTCGGCGTCGTTCGGCTTCGCCAGGTGA
- a CDS encoding dipeptidase, whose product MEQARELLAAHPVVDGHNDLPWALREHAGYDLDRLDVAADQTGRLHTDIPRLRAGGVGAQFWSVYVRTGMSGDDAVSATLEQIDCVDRLLARHPADLALALTADDMEAARASGRIASLKGAEGGHSINNSLATLRALYALGVRYMTLTHNDNVPWADSATDAPGVGGLSAFGREVVREMNRLGMLVDLSHVADTTMRDALATSEAPVMFSHSSSRAVCDHPRNIPDDVLALLPGNGGVAMVTFVPKFVLPAAVEWTRRADENMRAHGFHHLDTTPEAMQVHTAFEAAHPRPVATAATVADHLDHMREVAGVDHLGIGGDFDGTAFTPAGLDDVSGYPNLIAELLRRGWSRTDLAKLTWQNAVRTLRDAEAVSRSLSSRAPSTATLASLDG is encoded by the coding sequence GTGGAGCAGGCGCGCGAGCTCCTCGCCGCGCATCCCGTCGTCGACGGCCACAACGACCTGCCCTGGGCGCTGCGGGAGCACGCCGGCTATGACCTGGACCGCCTCGACGTCGCGGCCGACCAGACGGGCCGGCTCCACACCGACATCCCCCGGCTGCGGGCCGGCGGGGTCGGCGCCCAGTTCTGGTCGGTGTACGTACGCACCGGCATGTCCGGCGACGACGCCGTCAGCGCGACCCTGGAGCAGATCGACTGCGTCGACCGGCTCCTCGCCCGCCACCCGGCGGACCTGGCGCTCGCGCTGACCGCCGACGACATGGAGGCGGCGCGGGCCTCGGGCCGGATCGCGTCACTGAAGGGCGCCGAGGGCGGCCACTCCATCAACAACTCCCTCGCCACCCTCCGCGCCCTGTACGCCCTCGGGGTCCGCTACATGACCCTGACCCACAACGACAACGTCCCGTGGGCCGACTCCGCGACCGACGCCCCGGGCGTCGGCGGCCTGTCCGCCTTCGGCCGCGAGGTCGTACGCGAGATGAACCGGCTCGGCATGCTGGTGGACCTCTCGCACGTCGCCGACACCACGATGCGGGACGCCCTCGCCACGTCCGAGGCGCCGGTGATGTTCTCGCACTCCTCCTCCCGGGCGGTGTGCGACCACCCCCGCAACATCCCCGACGACGTCCTCGCCCTCCTCCCCGGCAACGGCGGCGTCGCCATGGTCACGTTCGTCCCCAAGTTCGTCCTCCCCGCCGCCGTCGAATGGACCAGGCGGGCCGACGAGAACATGCGGGCGCACGGCTTCCACCACCTGGACACCACCCCCGAGGCGATGCAGGTCCACACGGCGTTCGAGGCGGCCCACCCCCGCCCCGTCGCCACCGCCGCCACGGTCGCGGACCACCTCGACCACATGCGTGAGGTCGCCGGCGTCGACCACCTCGGCATCGGCGGCGACTTCGACGGCACGGCGTTCACCCCGGCGGGCCTGGACGACGTGTCGGGCTACCCGAACCTGATCGCGGAGCTCCTGCGCCGCGGCTGGTCCCGTACGGACCTGGCCAAGCTGACCTGGCAGAACGCGGTCCGGACCCTGCGCGACGCGGAGGCCGTGTCCCGGTCGCTGTCGTCCCGGGCGCCCTCCACGGCGACGCTCGCGTCCCTGGACGGCTGA
- a CDS encoding dipeptidase, translated as MADLQDHPYADPSAIGDVDEPPDGLAEALTPAEVDIERARVLLAAQLVVDGHNTLAQELDRTHWHDLQHGSTLLDTDIPRIRAGGVGAQFWSLRVPPGPMAVQETLDRIDAVRTLIASCPEALRLALTAADMVEARDCGRIASLLGPVSGTALGDSLGTLRAYHALGVRSVLIAGTAWASGPDGLTPFGEEAVREMNRLGVLVDLSGASEATMDRVLEVSKAPVILSHSAAGALTPHSANVPDDILGRLRANGGVCMVSFAPDQVTRRADQPATLWDVADHVEHVREVAGPEGVGLSGSYGMTNDAPHTIGLEDASSYPNLIAELLHRDWCEADIAGLTWGNAARVVREAADAAQPAA; from the coding sequence ATGGCAGACCTTCAGGACCACCCGTACGCAGACCCCTCCGCGATCGGTGACGTCGACGAACCGCCCGACGGGCTCGCCGAGGCGCTCACCCCGGCCGAGGTCGACATCGAGCGGGCCCGCGTGCTGCTCGCCGCGCAGCTGGTCGTGGACGGTCACAACACGCTCGCCCAGGAGCTGGACCGTACGCACTGGCACGACCTCCAGCACGGGTCGACGCTCCTCGACACCGACATCCCCCGCATCCGCGCCGGTGGCGTCGGCGCGCAGTTCTGGTCCCTGCGCGTACCGCCCGGCCCGATGGCCGTGCAGGAGACGCTGGACCGAATAGACGCGGTCCGTACGCTCATCGCGTCCTGCCCGGAGGCCCTGCGGCTGGCGCTGACCGCCGCCGACATGGTCGAGGCCCGCGACTGCGGCCGTATCGCGTCGCTCCTCGGGCCCGTGTCGGGCACCGCCCTCGGTGACTCGCTGGGCACCCTGCGGGCCTACCACGCGCTCGGCGTCCGCAGCGTCCTGATCGCCGGTACGGCCTGGGCGTCGGGCCCCGACGGCCTGACGCCGTTCGGCGAGGAGGCGGTCCGCGAGATGAACCGCCTCGGGGTGCTCGTGGATCTCTCGGGCGCCTCGGAGGCCACCATGGACCGGGTGCTGGAGGTATCGAAGGCGCCGGTGATCCTCTCCCACTCGGCGGCCGGGGCGCTGACCCCGCACTCCGCCAACGTCCCGGACGACATCCTGGGCCGGCTGCGCGCCAACGGGGGTGTCTGCATGGTGAGCTTCGCCCCTGACCAGGTCACGCGCCGCGCCGACCAGCCGGCGACCCTGTGGGACGTGGCCGACCACGTCGAGCACGTCCGCGAGGTGGCCGGGCCGGAGGGCGTGGGGCTGTCGGGTTCGTACGGCATGACGAACGACGCCCCGCACACCATCGGCCTGGAGGACGCGTCCTCCTACCCGAACCTGATCGCCGAACTGCTGCACCGGGACTGGTGCGAGGCCGACATCGCCGGGCTGACCTGGGGAAACGCGGCACGGGTGGTGCGCGAGGCGGCGGACGCGGCGCAGCCCGCGGCGTAA
- a CDS encoding VOC family protein: MAIATLCLTAIDCPEPRRLAEFYAAVLGGEIKDDQTDDSTWIDLHLPGGQRLAFQKAPDLRPPEWPRADRNSQQLHLDLDVEDMDAAHEQVLALGATPLDTDDDGGKREFRVYADPAGHPFCLCRA, translated from the coding sequence ATGGCTATTGCGACGCTCTGCCTGACCGCGATCGACTGTCCCGAGCCGCGACGGCTCGCCGAGTTCTACGCCGCCGTCCTCGGCGGTGAGATCAAGGACGACCAGACCGACGACAGCACCTGGATCGACCTCCACCTCCCCGGTGGGCAGCGGCTGGCCTTCCAGAAGGCGCCCGACCTGCGTCCCCCCGAGTGGCCGCGGGCCGACCGGAACTCCCAGCAGCTCCACCTCGACCTGGACGTCGAGGACATGGACGCCGCCCACGAGCAGGTCCTGGCGCTGGGCGCGACACCGCTGGACACCGACGACGACGGGGGCAAGCGCGAGTTCCGCGTCTACGCCGACCCGGCGGGGCACCCGTTCTGCCTCTGCCGCGCCTAG
- a CDS encoding UDP-glucose dehydrogenase family protein codes for MALKITVIGTGYLGATHAAAMAELGFEVLGLDVVPEKIDMLSAGRVPMYEPGLEDLLRRHVAGIEGSTGRLRFTTSWEEVADFGDVHFVCVNTPQKHGEYGCDMRYVDAAFSSLAPHLRRPALVVGKSTVPVGSAERLARLLADLAPVGADAELAWNPEFLREGFAVQDTLHPDRIVVGLESAAAEKLLREVYATPMEEGSPFVVTDFPTAELVKTAANSFLATKISFINAMAEVCEAAGGDVVKLAEAIGYDERIGAKFLRAGIGFGGGCLPKDIRAFMARAGELGADQALTFLREIDSINMRRRGQMVGMAREALGDGTFLGKRVAVLGATFKPNSDDVRDSPALNVAGQIHLQGGQVTVYDPKGMDNARRLFPTLAYADTALDAVRGADVVLHLTEWNEFRELDPAVLGEVAASRVILDGRNALDAERWREAGWTFRAMGRPRA; via the coding sequence ATGGCCCTCAAGATCACCGTGATCGGCACCGGATACCTCGGCGCCACCCATGCGGCGGCCATGGCGGAGCTCGGTTTCGAGGTCCTCGGCCTCGACGTCGTGCCCGAGAAGATCGACATGCTGTCGGCGGGACGCGTCCCGATGTACGAGCCGGGCCTCGAGGACCTGCTGCGCCGGCACGTCGCCGGGATCGAGGGCTCCACCGGGCGGCTGCGCTTCACCACCTCCTGGGAGGAGGTCGCCGACTTCGGCGACGTCCACTTCGTCTGCGTGAACACCCCGCAGAAGCACGGTGAGTACGGGTGCGACATGCGGTACGTCGACGCCGCCTTCAGCTCGCTGGCCCCGCACCTGCGGCGGCCCGCCCTCGTCGTCGGCAAGTCGACCGTGCCGGTCGGCAGCGCCGAACGCCTCGCCCGGCTCCTCGCCGACCTCGCGCCGGTGGGCGCGGACGCCGAGCTCGCCTGGAACCCCGAGTTCCTGCGCGAGGGCTTCGCCGTGCAGGACACCCTCCACCCCGACCGGATCGTGGTGGGCCTCGAGAGCGCCGCCGCGGAGAAGCTGCTGCGCGAGGTGTACGCCACCCCCATGGAAGAGGGGTCGCCGTTCGTCGTGACCGACTTCCCGACGGCCGAGCTGGTCAAGACCGCCGCGAACTCCTTCCTCGCGACCAAGATCTCCTTCATCAACGCCATGGCCGAGGTCTGCGAGGCCGCCGGCGGCGACGTCGTGAAGCTCGCCGAGGCCATCGGCTACGACGAGCGGATCGGCGCGAAGTTCCTCCGCGCCGGCATCGGCTTCGGCGGCGGCTGCCTGCCCAAGGACATCCGCGCCTTCATGGCCCGGGCCGGCGAGCTCGGCGCCGACCAGGCACTCACCTTCCTCCGCGAGATCGACTCCATCAACATGCGCCGCCGCGGCCAGATGGTCGGCATGGCCCGCGAAGCCCTCGGCGACGGCACGTTCCTCGGCAAGCGCGTCGCCGTGCTCGGCGCCACCTTCAAGCCGAACTCGGACGACGTACGCGACTCGCCCGCGCTGAACGTCGCCGGCCAGATCCACCTCCAGGGCGGCCAGGTCACCGTGTACGACCCCAAGGGCATGGACAACGCCCGGCGCCTGTTCCCCACCCTGGCCTACGCCGACACCGCCCTCGACGCGGTGCGCGGCGCCGACGTGGTGCTGCACCTGACCGAGTGGAACGAGTTCCGCGAGCTCGACCCGGCCGTGCTCGGCGAGGTCGCCGCCTCCCGGGTCATCCTCGACGGCCGCAACGCCCTCGACGCCGAGCGCTGGCGCGAAGCGGGCTGGACCTTCCGCGCGATGGGCCGCCCCCGGGCCTGA
- a CDS encoding acyl-CoA dehydrogenase, with translation MAGTPDFDLYRPSEEHDMLRDTVRSLAEAKIMPFAAAVDEEARFPQEALDALVASDLHAVHVPETYGGAGADALATVIVIEEVARVCASSSLIPAVNKLGSLPVILSGSEELKKKYLGPLAKGDAMFSYCLSEPDAGSDAAGMKTKAVRDGDHYVLNGVKRWITNAGVSEYYTVMAVTDPTKRSKGISAFVVEKSDEGVSFGAPEKKLGIKGSPTREVYLDNVRIPADRMIGEEGTGFATAMKTLDHTRITIAAQALGIAQGALDYAKGYVQERKQFGKPIADFQGVQFMLADMAMKISAARALTYQAAAASERGDADLTYLGAAAKCFASDVAMEATTDAVQLLGGYGYTRDYPVERMMRDAKITQIYEGTNQVQRIVMARNLP, from the coding sequence GTGGCGGGAACGCCTGACTTCGATCTGTACCGCCCGTCCGAGGAGCACGACATGCTCCGGGACACCGTCCGCTCGCTCGCCGAGGCCAAGATCATGCCGTTCGCCGCCGCGGTGGACGAGGAGGCCCGCTTCCCGCAGGAGGCGCTGGACGCGCTGGTCGCCTCCGACCTGCACGCCGTGCACGTCCCCGAGACGTACGGCGGCGCGGGGGCCGACGCGCTCGCGACCGTGATCGTCATCGAGGAGGTCGCCCGCGTCTGCGCCTCGTCCTCGCTGATCCCCGCCGTGAACAAGCTCGGCTCGCTGCCCGTGATCCTCTCCGGCTCCGAGGAGCTGAAGAAGAAGTACCTGGGCCCGCTCGCCAAGGGCGACGCGATGTTCTCGTACTGCCTGAGCGAGCCCGACGCCGGCTCGGACGCCGCCGGCATGAAGACGAAGGCGGTCCGTGACGGAGACCACTACGTCCTCAACGGCGTGAAGCGCTGGATCACCAACGCGGGCGTCTCCGAGTACTACACGGTCATGGCGGTCACCGACCCGACCAAGCGCTCCAAGGGCATCAGCGCCTTCGTCGTCGAGAAGTCCGACGAGGGCGTCTCCTTCGGCGCCCCGGAGAAGAAGCTCGGCATCAAGGGCTCCCCGACCCGCGAGGTCTACCTCGACAACGTCCGCATCCCCGCCGACCGCATGATCGGCGAGGAGGGCACCGGCTTCGCCACCGCGATGAAGACCCTGGACCACACCCGCATCACCATCGCGGCCCAGGCCCTCGGCATCGCCCAGGGCGCCCTGGACTACGCCAAGGGGTACGTCCAGGAGCGCAAGCAGTTCGGCAAGCCGATCGCCGACTTCCAGGGCGTCCAGTTCATGCTCGCCGACATGGCGATGAAGATCTCGGCCGCCCGCGCCCTCACCTACCAGGCCGCCGCCGCCTCGGAGCGCGGCGACGCCGACCTGACGTACCTGGGCGCGGCCGCCAAGTGCTTCGCCTCCGACGTCGCCATGGAGGCCACCACGGACGCCGTCCAGCTGCTCGGCGGCTACGGCTACACCCGCGACTACCCGGTCGAGCGCATGATGCGCGATGCCAAGATCACCCAGATCTACGAGGGCACCAATCAGGTTCAGCGGATCGTGATGGCCCGCAACCTGCCGTAA
- a CDS encoding tellurium resistance protein: MGTEERSSDRPRGVIRLRGTGARGETVLTAAAPRVTLTGRGALQANLNWRPGSGADLNLCCLATFTDGTPKVVQALGEDFGSLTAWPYIRLDHDDRTGDSSDGETLRVSLDRRDLFRRLLFFVYVYEGAADFRRLGATVTVTAPGGRAVRILLDDSPPGTTACAVALATPEGEGLALRREVRWFPARPDKTPHEQIDDAYGFGVEWTRMSKPPRR, from the coding sequence ATGGGTACGGAAGAGCGTTCGAGCGACCGTCCGCGCGGGGTGATCCGGCTGCGCGGCACCGGTGCCCGCGGGGAGACGGTGCTGACGGCGGCCGCGCCGCGCGTCACCCTCACCGGGCGCGGCGCGCTGCAGGCCAACCTCAACTGGCGGCCCGGCTCCGGCGCGGACCTGAACCTGTGCTGCCTCGCGACCTTCACGGACGGCACGCCGAAGGTGGTGCAGGCCCTGGGCGAGGACTTCGGGTCGCTCACGGCGTGGCCGTACATCCGCCTCGACCACGACGACCGCACGGGCGACTCGTCCGACGGCGAGACCCTCCGGGTCAGCCTCGACCGGCGCGACCTCTTCCGGCGGCTGTTGTTCTTCGTGTACGTGTACGAGGGCGCGGCGGACTTCCGCCGGCTCGGCGCCACGGTGACCGTCACCGCGCCCGGCGGCCGGGCCGTGCGGATCCTCCTCGACGACTCGCCGCCCGGGACGACGGCCTGCGCCGTCGCGCTGGCCACCCCCGAGGGCGAGGGGCTCGCCCTGCGCCGGGAGGTCCGCTGGTTCCCGGCCCGGCCCGACAAGACCCCGCACGAGCAGATCGACGACGCGTACGGCTTCGGCGTCGAGTGGACGCGGATGAGCAAACCGCCCCGGCGCTGA
- a CDS encoding methyl-accepting chemotaxis protein: protein MPVGALAERHVVAQQLRDVAERPELASRRDELTSLADALQGIGDGDVEPWTELDLLHAYARPESITPAGPAAGPERPYWAWLEAGLGALVFVPLLLTWYGLTKASSAYGTLIGTDPKAAGRPFLQLWQSGFEGRLTGWFTFGHVAGTATGAILLLLVLALAHGFRRAAVERREDAARRTGDELLARLVPLLTRAQLLLNDVRLTSPQRFTAELTGAASTLRRLGDRAVKAHKELTAAASTVGDAVESAERRLSSVDGAVRPLEESAADIGKAVVSLTDRVEAAVSGSGTAVRDALEEVRAASGDVRDVLGRAGERVEDSVHTLAAAQRAFTTGAEVSADVSARVLDRLAEVVEETARAVAGSQETMRRLDDRTRALGDAAARFAELAAELRRTPVREPSSVPGPAPAPAPAPGPAPGPAAERVRGHEEDERDAGSAVSLTKSAGARGEGDGGSGAGSDPATWADAR from the coding sequence ATGCCGGTCGGGGCTCTGGCGGAACGTCATGTCGTCGCACAGCAATTACGGGACGTGGCCGAACGGCCGGAACTGGCCTCACGGCGCGACGAGCTCACCTCGCTCGCGGACGCCCTCCAGGGCATCGGCGACGGGGACGTGGAGCCCTGGACCGAACTGGACCTGCTCCACGCCTACGCGCGGCCCGAGAGCATCACCCCCGCCGGCCCCGCCGCCGGCCCGGAACGCCCCTACTGGGCGTGGCTGGAGGCCGGACTCGGGGCGCTCGTCTTCGTCCCGCTGCTCCTCACCTGGTACGGGCTGACCAAGGCGTCCAGCGCCTACGGGACGCTGATCGGCACCGACCCGAAGGCGGCGGGCCGTCCGTTCCTCCAGCTGTGGCAGTCCGGCTTCGAGGGGCGGCTCACCGGCTGGTTCACCTTCGGTCACGTGGCGGGCACCGCCACCGGTGCCATCCTGTTGCTGCTCGTGCTGGCGCTGGCGCACGGCTTCCGGCGGGCCGCCGTCGAGCGGCGGGAGGACGCGGCCCGGCGCACCGGCGACGAGCTGCTGGCCAGGCTCGTGCCCCTCCTCACCCGGGCGCAGCTCCTGCTCAACGACGTACGGCTGACGTCGCCCCAGCGGTTCACGGCCGAACTCACCGGTGCCGCCTCCACGTTGCGCCGGCTCGGCGACAGGGCGGTCAAGGCGCACAAGGAGCTGACCGCCGCCGCGAGCACCGTGGGGGACGCGGTGGAGAGCGCCGAGCGCCGGCTGTCCTCGGTGGACGGCGCCGTACGGCCGCTGGAGGAGAGCGCGGCCGACATCGGGAAGGCCGTGGTGTCGCTGACCGACCGGGTGGAGGCGGCCGTGAGCGGCAGCGGGACCGCGGTGCGCGACGCGCTGGAGGAGGTACGGGCCGCGAGCGGCGACGTGCGGGACGTGCTGGGGCGGGCGGGTGAGCGGGTCGAGGACTCGGTGCACACGCTCGCGGCGGCGCAGCGCGCGTTCACGACGGGCGCCGAGGTGTCCGCCGACGTGTCGGCGCGGGTGCTCGACCGTCTCGCCGAGGTCGTCGAGGAGACCGCCCGGGCGGTGGCCGGCTCGCAGGAGACGATGCGGCGCCTCGACGACCGGACCCGGGCGCTGGGTGACGCGGCGGCGCGGTTCGCGGAGCTCGCGGCCGAGCTGCGCAGGACGCCGGTGCGCGAGCCGTCCTCCGTGCCGGGCCCTGCGCCGGCTCCCGCCCCGGCCCCGGGTCCTGCCCCGGGTCCTGCGGCGGAGCGCGTCCGGGGGCACGAGGAGGACGAGCGGGACGCGGGGTCCGCCGTGTCGTTGACCAAGAGCGCGGGGGCGCGGGGCGAGGGCGACGGCGGGAGCGGTGCCGGGAGCGACCCGGCGACCTGGGCCGACGCGCGATGA
- a CDS encoding vWA domain-containing protein encodes MQILPFYLVCDESGSMNGAPIDSINTALPDLHHEISTNPTVADKTRFCLIGFSDDAKVLQPLVDLSDIDSLPALAAGGLTSYGDAFRTLLRCIEADVTALKAEGHDVYRPVAFFLSDGSPTDDGWQQAHKELVEARYGPKIIAFGIGEAEAATIGHVANFRAFMQQDTSVSPAQALREFAASLTRSIVRSANSIPADGGGGFDLAVDETVPGFSTVSLDKL; translated from the coding sequence ATGCAGATCCTTCCCTTCTATCTGGTGTGTGACGAGTCGGGGTCGATGAACGGGGCTCCCATCGACAGCATCAACACCGCTCTGCCCGACCTGCACCACGAGATCAGCACCAATCCGACGGTCGCCGACAAGACGCGCTTCTGCCTGATCGGTTTCTCCGACGACGCCAAGGTGCTCCAGCCGCTGGTGGACCTGAGTGACATCGACTCGCTGCCCGCGCTGGCGGCCGGCGGTCTGACCTCGTACGGGGACGCCTTCCGCACGCTGCTGCGCTGCATCGAGGCGGACGTGACCGCGCTCAAGGCGGAGGGCCACGACGTGTACCGTCCCGTCGCCTTCTTCCTCTCCGACGGCAGCCCCACCGACGACGGCTGGCAGCAGGCGCACAAGGAGCTGGTGGAGGCCCGTTACGGCCCCAAGATCATCGCTTTCGGCATCGGTGAGGCGGAGGCGGCGACCATCGGCCACGTCGCCAACTTCCGGGCGTTCATGCAGCAGGACACGTCCGTCTCACCGGCCCAGGCGCTGCGCGAGTTCGCCGCCAGCCTGACCCGGTCGATCGTGCGCTCGGCGAACAGCATCCCCGCCGACGGCGGCGGCGGCTTCGATCTGGCCGTGGACGAGACCGTGCCCGGCTTCTCCACCGTCTCGCTCGACAAGCTCTGA